From a region of the Haematobia irritans isolate KBUSLIRL chromosome 4, ASM5000362v1, whole genome shotgun sequence genome:
- the LOC142235776 gene encoding uncharacterized protein LOC142235776 — translation MSSLEVLIINQRDTLQLLVKYAKRFEKKAKSEKTHGYLNTLAQRVDEIFNKFEDQHDKIVSVIRDTSLDVDDVPYMKEDVYFDFTEKYLEFKGRIIDALPENSITNSPLASTFVAPSNRTDAAFISDSRLPKINLPKFSGEYVEWVPFRDMYCSLVHNNGSLNRVQKFYYLKGTLSGEAANLIKTIPVTEANYDSAWEVLESRYHNRRMLVGNLVSKLFNIPKSDGGCQSIRVLLDFARECLSSLGNLDIDTSNWDPILVHLLVQKLDLQTRKEWENSLKSSTNLPSRSELFTFLDRTFRTLESLGNEFSSSSTSKSHSKFSKSTKNSNSFKKTSCHTGKISKQTPTESLSVHGRNEFLSDKSICRNCLSVGHDQNNCGSPFRCVICKQKHHSVLHADGLSGQVFQRNLLLYTIRLHVCTNRGTFPLRALLDPGSQGCLISESAVQLMGLKRTKSHCTVVGIGDGSGSVSKFMVDIELFSRRNISVLSCTALVLTKLSSYTPDACAKSISMPDISEDDLADPRFYDSDPIDLILGSDVCFEVKIPSQSFIHNGMFFQNTHFGWVFSGSDRSLSTHRLHIHHVNLDAILRSFWEQEEICSDGDMSNEELACESYFVDTTNQTETGRYMVKLPFKSILSDGSSPEIQNNILNAFRRLRQLEISFSRRPEFAQSYKNFMSEYESLGHMTRIGHYPDHVRRDSYFLPHHGIFKEQSTTTKLRVVFDGSSHSQGHKSLNEELAAGPALQNDISSILTKWRRHRIAFGADIEKMFRQIDVHPEHRKYQQILWRANPFEDISIFELNTVTYGTTSAPYLAIRVLQKLAEDYRSHFPSAAEVLMSESYVDDIISGSDNLSEASKLQKDLCALLNKGGCNLRKWVTNSQELLSAIPFDCRDPSISIDFDRNNNVVKTLGIQWNTSDDTFSIRVNFDERESFSKRSILSESARIYDPLGLLTPSTVVSKTIFKRLWEDSIDWDSKIPTDIERDWINHRSSLKDLSNLKVPRWIGWSPNSVVELHCFCDASSVAYAAVVYARILTPGGIRVSILQAKSKVAPVKTVSIPRLELCAAKLLALLVQNVKESLKNLPIETTYFWSDSSTVLSWIRKSPSHWAVYVANRVADIQRLSDPFQWRYVPTSLNPADCASRGISGTELLNNDTWWFGPRFLRESTDSWPRNLPQFNTTEEQRTKISTHALNEKTYPEIFLRYSKFNNLIRSLSLCYRFIYNCRKPDARRTGVLTSTEINDTLYRILKVAQKVDFPIEIDQLLKNRPIRSSSLLKLMPFLDTYGLIRVGGRLQNSSFDYDIKHPIILSKNNPLSRLIITDSHEKTLHGGITLTMSYVNRRYWILSGNQLAKSIIHKCMRCFRQSAKTAQQIMGNLPSVRLNATRPFKHSGVDFAGPIMLKISTIRSAVVTKGYICLFVCMVTKALHLEAVSDLSTSAFLAAFKRFVSRRGACTDIYSDCGTNFVGASKELQVLHNRSQKSLPEELRHALSIDGTTWHFIPPASPNFGGLWEAGVKSVKYHLNTSESILNSRPLCPLSPDPADFDALTPAHFLIGEPTNCIQDETLLDVNINRLTRWKCIEKIKQHFWKRWHSEYLNRLQSRPKWLKQSENAKVGDLVLVADERIGPGQWLLGRIKEIHPGGDGRTRLTIISTDNHKIISCHTASINYIIITSTANT, via the exons atgagtTCGCTCGAAGTTTTAATAATTAATCAAAGGGACACATTGCAATTGCTTGTGAAATATGCAAAACGATTTGAAAAGAAAGCAAAAAGCGAGAAAACTCATGGTTATTTGAACACTTTAGCACAAcgagttgacgaaattttcaataaatttgaggACCAACATGATAAAATTGTGAGTGTAATTCGCGATACGTCGCTAGACGTGGACGATGTTCCTTATATGAAGGAAGAtgtttatttcgattttacggaaaaatatttggaatttaAAGGTCGAATTATTGACGCTTTACCGGAAAATTCGATAACTAATTCTCCATTGGCGAGCACTTTTGTTGCCCCTAGTAATCGTACTGATGCCGCTTTTATTTCTGATTCACGtttgccaaaaattaatttaccgAAGTTTTCTGGAGAATACGTTGAATGGGTACCATTTCGCGACATGTATTGTTCCTTGGTCCACAACAATGGATCGCTAAATAGGGttcagaaattttattatttgaaggGAACACTTTCGGGCGAAGCCGCTAACCTTATTAAGACCATCCCGGTCACTGAAGCTAATTATGACTCGGCATGGGAAGTTTTGGAATCTAGATACCATAACAGGAGAATGCTTGTTGGGAATCTAGTTTCCAAACTTTTTAATATACCGAAATCCGATGGGGGTTGCCAGTCAATTAGGGTTTTGCTAGATTTCGCCAGGGAATGTCTTTCCTCTTTGGGGAATTTAGACATAGACACTTCCAATTGGGATCCCATTCTTGTTCATTTGTTGGTGCAAAAACTTGATTTGCAGACAAGGAAAGAATGggaaaattctttgaaatcGAGTACCAATTTGCCTTCACGTAGTGAATTATTTACATTTCTTGATAGAACATTCCGTACTTTGGAGTCATTGGGAAATGAGTTTTCCTCCTCATCAACTTCGAAGTCTCACTCGAAATTTTCGAAATCCACAAAGAATTCTAACTCGTTCAAAAAGACTTCTTGTCACACTGGAAAAATTTCGAAACAGACTCCGACTGAGT cattaTCTGTGCATGGCAGAAATGAATTTCTGTCCGATAAATCAATTTGCCGCAATTGTCTTTCGGTTGGACATGACCAAAACAATTGTGGTTCACCCTTTCGTTGCGTTATTTGCAAACAAAAGCACCACTCTGTTTTACATGCTGATGGTTTATCGGGACAGGTTTTTCAGCGGAACC TGTTGTTGTACACGATACGATTGCATGTTTGCACGAATCGTGGCACATTTCCTTTAAGGGCCCTTTTAGATCCCGGCTCTCAGGGATGTTTGATTTCCGAATCGGCGGTACAGCTGATGGGCCTTAAGAGGACCAAATCTCACTGCACTGTTGTGGGCATAGGTGATGGTAGTGGGAGCGTCTCTAAATTTATGGTGGACATTGAATTGTTTTCGAGGAGAAACATATCAGTACTTTCATGTACTGCGCTAGTCCTTACCAAGTTATCATCGTATACGCCTGATGCCTGTGCAAAGAGCATTTCTATGCCTGACATCAGTGAGGATGATTTGGCGGATCCGCGTTTTTATGATTCTGATCCCATTGATTTGATTCTAGGTTCAGATGTGTGTTTCGAGGTGAAAATTCCGTCCCAGTCTTTCATACATAATGGTATGTTTTTCCAAAATACTCACTTCGGTTGGGTATTTTCTGGATCGGATAGAAGCTTATCTACCCATAGGCTTCATATACATCACGTCAATTTGGACGCCATATTACGTTCTTTCTGGGAACAGGAGGAAATATGCTCCGATGGAGACATGTCAAATGAGGAATTGGCTTGTGAATCTTATTTTGTTGACACCACAAATCAGACTGAAACTGGACGATATATGGTGAAATTGCCATTTAAATCCATTCTATCTGATGGTTCAAGTCCAGAAattcaaaacaatattttgaatgcATTTAGACGGTTGCGTCAattggaaatttcattttccAGAAGACCAGAATTCGCTCAAAGTTATAAAAACTTTATGAGTGAATACGAGTCATTAGGTCATATGACTAGAATTGGTCATTATCCTGATCATGTCCGTCGGGACTCATATTTTTTACCGCATCATGGTATTTTCAAGGAGCAGAGTACTACTACCAAACTCCGCGTGGTGTTTGATGGCAGTAGTCATAGCCAAGGCCACAAGTCACTCAATGAGGAACTTGCCGCTGGACCTGCTCTTCAGAATGATATCTCatccattttaacaaaatggcgGAGACATAGGATTGCCTTTGGAGCAGACATAGAAAAGATGTTCCGCCAAATCGATGTTCATCCAGAACATCGAAAATATCAGCAGATATTATGGCGAGCAAATCcttttgaagatatttcaattttcgagTTGAATACAGTCACTTATGGTACCACCAGTGCACCATATTTGGCTATTCGTGTTTTACAAAAACTTGCTGAGGATTACAGATCCCATTTTCCAAGCGCTGCTGAGGTTTTAATGTCAGAGTCATATGTTGATGACATTATTTCCGGGTCTGATAATCTCTCAGAAGCAAGTAAATTACAAAAGGATTTGTGTGCCCTTTTAAATAAGGGTGGCTGCAATTTACGGAAATGGGTTACGAATTCGCAAGAGCTTCTTTCTGCAATACCCTTTGATTGCAGGGACCCATCGATTTCCATTGATTTCGATCGAAacaacaatgttgtcaaaacgctAGGTATTCAATGGAATACAAGCGATGACACATTTTCGATCAGGGTTAACTTTGATGAGCGAGAATCTTTCTCGAAAAGATCTATCCTTTCAGAGTCGGCAAGAATTTACGACCCTCTGGGGCTATTGACTCCGTCTACAGTTGTCTCGAAGACTATATTCAAGAGGCTCTGGGAGGATAGCATTGATTGGGATTCTAAGATTCCAACTGATATTGAGAGGGATTGGATAAATCATCGATCTTCACTAAAGGATTTATCAAACCTCAAAGTCCCAAGGTGGATTGGCTGGTCTCCAAATTCTGTCGTGGAGCTCCATTGTTTTTGTGATGCTTCCTCTGTGGCATATGCGGCAGTAGTTTATGCACGAATTTTGACTCCAGGTGGTATTCGAGTTTCTATTTTGCAGGCAAAATCGAAAGTTGCACCAGTTAAGACAGTTTCGATACCACGTCTCGAACTATGTGCTGCTAAGCTTTTAGCATTATTGGTTCAAAATGTTAAAGAGTCACTAAAGAATTTACCTATAGAGACCACTTACTTTTGGAGTGATAGCTCAACAGTTTTGAGCTGGATCAGAAAGTCTCCGTCCCATTGGGCAGTTTATGTGGCGAATAGAGTAGCGGACATTCAAAGACTTAGCGACCCTTTTCAATGGAGGTATGTACCGACGTCGCTTAATCCCGCTGACTGTGCGTCACGGGGAATTTCTGGCACGGAACTTTTGAATAATGACACTTGGTGGTTTGGCCCAAGATTTTTGAGGGAATCCACGGATTCGTGGCCTCGTAATTTACCTCAATTCAATACTACGGAGGAGCAGAGAACGAAAATTTCGACTCATGCTTTGAACGAAAAAACCTATCCTGAGATTTTTTTGAGATACTCGAAATTTAACAATTTGATTCGTAGCTTGTCATTATGCTATCGATTCATATATAATTGTAGAAAGCCTGATGCAAGGCGCACAGGAGTTTTAACGTCCACTGAGATAAATGATACACTTTACAGAATTTTGAAAGTTGCTCAAAAAGttgattttcctatagaaattgaccAGCTTTTAAAAAATCGTCCCATTAGGAGTAGTTCACTACTGAAACTCATGCCCTTTCTCGATACATATGGTCTAATACGGGTAGGTGGCAGGCTGCAAAACTCTAGTTTTGACTATGATATTAAGCACCCcattattttgtcgaaaaataaccCCCTGTCTAGACTAATAATAACGGATTCGCACGAAAAAACTCTACATGGTGGAATTACATTGACAATGTCATATGTTAACCGCAGGTACTGGATCTTATCTGGTAACCAGTTGGCAAAGTCAATTATCCACAAATGTATGAGGTGCTTCCGACAATCTGCGAAAACGGCTCAACAAATAATGGGTAATTTGCCTTCTGTTCGTTTGAACGCCACTAGACCTTTCAAACACAGTGGGGTGGACTTTGCAGGCCCcattatgttaaaaatttccACTATCAGATCTGCTGTTGTTACAAAAGGGTATATTTGCCTGTTTGTTTGCATGGTTACGAAAGCCCTTCATTTGGAAGCAGTTTCAGATTTGAGCACTAGCGCTTTTCTGGCTGCGTTTAAAAGATTTGTGTCACGTCGAGGTGCCTGCACCGATATATACTCGGACTGTGGTACCAACTTCGTAGGAGCATCAAAGGAACTACAGGTGCTCCACAATAGGTCACAGAAATCTTTACCAGAAGAGCTACGACATGCGCTAAGTATTGATGGTACGACATGGCATTTTATTCCGCCAGCTTCTCCTAATTTTGGAGGATTATGGGAAGCTGGCGTAAAGTCTGTCAAATATCATTTAAATACGAGTG AAAGTATCCTGAACTCCAGGCCACTATGTCCACTATCACCGGACCCAGCTGACTTCGATGCACTTACCCCAGCTCATTTTCTGATTGGCGAGCCCACAAATTGCATTCAAGATGAGACTTTGCTTGACGTCAATATAAACCGGCTGACTAGATGGAAATGCATTGAAAAAATCAAGCAACATTTTTGGAAACGCTGGCATAGTGAGTACCTCAACCGTCTCCAATCGCGTCCCAAATGGCTAAAGCAAAGTGAAAATGCTAAAGTCGGAGACTTAGTATTGGTTGCTGATGAACGTATTGGACCGGGACAGTGGCTACTTGGCCGAATTAAAGAAATCCATCCTGGAGGAGATGGTAGAACAAGG CTAACAATCATATCAACTGATAATCACAAAATCATTTCGTGTCATACCGCCAGCATCAATTATATCATCATCACATCAACTGCAAATACATGa